In Sinorhizobium arboris LMG 14919, a genomic segment contains:
- a CDS encoding c-type cytochrome gives MSGKASTRGKDFDAAATEQAMRYLEEGRETFRYDTFGSEDFWGGKLKLHEAIAGEKLGGKGPGLSPKKALELGLKVDVNAIPKDVAEALNKGEVDLEDPASTLALLKANAVVGVTGFFAEDGKALRSVGIQCAVCHSTVDDAYAPGIGARLDGWPNRDLNIGAIVALAPDLSTFSDMLQISEAEVKKAIEAWGPGKFDAELNLDGKAFRPDGKTSATLNPPAFGLAGVNNHTWTGAWGTVSYWNAYVGNLEMHGKGTFYDPRLDDAEKYPVAARTKQGHKQDTEDRITGKLPALHFYQLSLPTPKPPGGTFDSAAAEKGEALFNEKAKCATCHVPPLFTEPGWNLHTADEIGIDDFQAMRSPDERYRTAPLRALWNMEKIHKGGFYHDGRFATLEDVVRHYDRHLKLDLTDEERSDLIEYLKSI, from the coding sequence ATGAGCGGCAAAGCCTCTACGCGGGGCAAGGATTTCGACGCGGCTGCGACCGAGCAGGCCATGCGATATCTGGAGGAAGGCCGCGAGACGTTCCGCTACGATACGTTCGGCAGCGAGGATTTCTGGGGAGGCAAGCTGAAGCTTCACGAGGCGATCGCCGGCGAGAAGCTGGGCGGCAAAGGGCCTGGTCTCAGCCCAAAGAAGGCGCTCGAGCTCGGTTTGAAAGTCGACGTCAACGCTATCCCTAAGGATGTAGCCGAGGCGCTCAACAAAGGCGAGGTGGACCTTGAAGATCCGGCGAGCACCCTTGCTTTGTTGAAAGCCAATGCGGTTGTCGGAGTGACGGGGTTCTTCGCCGAGGATGGAAAGGCCTTGAGGTCGGTGGGAATTCAGTGTGCCGTGTGCCACTCGACCGTCGACGATGCCTACGCGCCGGGCATCGGCGCGAGACTGGACGGCTGGCCGAACCGCGACCTCAACATCGGGGCAATTGTTGCCCTCGCACCTGACCTGAGCACCTTCAGCGACATGCTGCAGATTTCCGAGGCGGAGGTGAAGAAGGCCATCGAGGCATGGGGACCTGGCAAATTCGATGCCGAGCTCAATCTGGACGGAAAGGCGTTCCGGCCGGACGGAAAGACGTCCGCCACCCTCAATCCGCCCGCATTCGGTTTGGCAGGCGTGAACAACCATACCTGGACCGGAGCTTGGGGCACTGTCAGCTATTGGAACGCCTATGTCGGCAATCTCGAAATGCACGGCAAAGGCACGTTCTACGACCCACGCCTTGACGACGCTGAGAAGTACCCCGTCGCCGCCAGAACAAAGCAGGGCCACAAGCAGGACACGGAAGACCGGATCACCGGCAAACTGCCAGCGCTCCACTTCTATCAGCTTTCGTTGCCAACTCCGAAGCCCCCCGGCGGCACCTTCGACAGCGCAGCGGCGGAGAAGGGGGAGGCCCTTTTCAATGAAAAGGCCAAGTGCGCCACCTGCCATGTGCCACCGCTCTTCACGGAGCCCGGCTGGAACCTGCATACGGCAGATGAGATCGGCATCGATGATTTTCAGGCGATGCGATCCCCGGACGAGCGTTATCGCACCGCGCCATTGCGGGCGTTGTGGAACATGGAAAAGATCCACAAGGGAGGGTTCTACCATGACGGCCGGTTCGCGACGCTCGAGGACGTCGTCAGGCATTACGACCGTCACCTCAAACTCGATCTCACCGACGAGGAGAGGAGCGATTTGATCGAGTACCTGAAGTCGATCTGA
- a CDS encoding FAD-dependent oxidoreductase, with product MQSWDAVWMVNLPGNRGSCWVATAGRTGYPLLDSSIHAETVVVGGGIVGLTTALRLREAGRSVILVEALEIGKQVTGRSTAKITTQHALIYRHLIDTCGVPTARSYAEANSAGAELIKDWIKEHAIACDLERKNAYTYATTAEGHGEIIAEAEAARQVGLQAEVLDRAPLPFETAGALCFADQAQFNPAQYLVGLARAVANRGGRIFEKSRAILIGEASRWRVVTAHGTVHAENVVVATNMTVKSPVGMANRTQPRCHTAMAFRVGDPSVIDGMFIGIDDPTHSIRTGRDGDGPLLVVLGPKFNTGQDGNVAARFVDLEEWSRKNLPVGDVAWGWCNEDYDTADRVPYVGEPDPENAPGFHIATGFNAWGISNGTAAGMMIADVIRGGSSPWHNLYNPTRPYPKDFHKNGDSQSIVQSTNDIRAGEAGVIQRGDEKIAVRRDADGSLHAVSATCTHKGCTVTWNNADCTWDCPCHGSIFASDGTVIHGPARQPLIPVDL from the coding sequence ATGCAATCGTGGGACGCCGTTTGGATGGTCAACTTGCCGGGAAATCGCGGAAGCTGCTGGGTGGCAACCGCCGGCCGGACGGGCTATCCGCTTCTCGATAGTTCGATACATGCCGAAACCGTTGTCGTCGGAGGCGGGATCGTCGGACTCACGACAGCACTTCGTCTCCGCGAGGCGGGGCGCTCGGTGATCCTTGTCGAAGCCCTTGAGATTGGCAAACAGGTGACGGGCCGCTCGACAGCGAAGATCACTACACAGCACGCACTAATCTATCGCCATCTGATCGACACTTGCGGTGTGCCGACGGCGCGCAGCTATGCAGAGGCGAATTCGGCCGGAGCCGAACTGATCAAGGACTGGATAAAGGAACATGCGATCGCCTGCGATCTGGAGCGCAAGAATGCATACACCTACGCCACGACCGCAGAAGGACACGGCGAAATCATAGCCGAGGCTGAGGCCGCGCGCCAAGTCGGGCTGCAAGCGGAGGTACTCGATCGCGCTCCGCTTCCCTTCGAGACGGCAGGAGCGCTCTGCTTTGCCGATCAGGCGCAATTCAATCCGGCGCAGTATCTCGTCGGGTTGGCGCGCGCCGTGGCGAATCGGGGCGGGCGCATATTCGAGAAGAGCCGCGCGATCCTGATAGGTGAAGCGAGCCGGTGGCGCGTCGTCACGGCTCACGGTACAGTTCATGCCGAAAACGTGGTCGTTGCGACCAACATGACCGTCAAGAGCCCGGTGGGAATGGCCAACCGGACGCAGCCTCGGTGCCACACCGCAATGGCTTTCCGCGTCGGCGATCCGTCCGTCATCGATGGCATGTTCATTGGTATCGACGACCCCACGCATTCGATACGAACGGGTCGGGATGGCGACGGTCCGCTACTCGTGGTGCTGGGGCCGAAATTCAACACTGGACAGGATGGGAACGTCGCGGCGCGGTTCGTCGATCTGGAGGAATGGTCGCGAAAGAACCTGCCTGTCGGGGATGTTGCCTGGGGTTGGTGCAATGAGGACTACGACACGGCGGATCGGGTTCCCTATGTCGGCGAACCCGATCCAGAGAACGCTCCGGGCTTTCATATCGCTACCGGCTTCAACGCCTGGGGCATCAGCAACGGGACCGCGGCCGGCATGATGATCGCGGACGTGATCCGGGGAGGGTCCAGTCCCTGGCACAATCTCTACAACCCGACGCGGCCCTATCCCAAGGACTTCCATAAAAATGGCGACAGCCAATCCATCGTCCAGAGCACGAACGACATCCGGGCCGGCGAAGCCGGGGTCATTCAGAGAGGCGACGAAAAGATCGCGGTCCGCCGGGATGCTGACGGATCTCTGCATGCCGTCTCCGCAACCTGCACGCACAAGGGCTGCACGGTCACGTGGAACAATGCCGATTGCACCTGGGATTGTCCCTGCCACGGTTCGATCTTTGCCTCCGATGGAACGGTGATCCACGGTCCGGCACGCCAGCCGCTTATCCCAGTGGATCTGTGA
- a CDS encoding dienelactone hydrolase family protein yields MRKVFATMFALLFALFECAHATARQRIAIPASTGHILVERFASGRTGSRPAVLILSGSRGFGAASYDEIGQTFSTAGLDTYLVHVLSSADLESIESAGNASARVRYYAKRLPDWTSAVHDVISYLKAQPQYTGKVGVLGISLGAQIAAAASVETREIGALVLVDGAFPSGYPQPVRPLPPLLLIWGSADRTFPLSVGQELRRKAQALGGAASLDTYEGAAHDFFLKSGARQAQSAHRSAADFLTLQLR; encoded by the coding sequence ATGCGCAAAGTCTTCGCCACTATGTTCGCCCTACTGTTTGCTCTATTCGAGTGTGCGCATGCGACAGCTCGCCAACGGATTGCGATACCAGCGTCGACGGGCCATATTCTGGTTGAGCGCTTTGCGAGTGGAAGAACGGGGTCGCGTCCGGCGGTGCTGATCTTGAGCGGTAGCAGGGGGTTTGGTGCAGCCAGCTATGATGAGATTGGGCAGACGTTTAGCACGGCCGGCCTCGACACGTACCTTGTTCATGTGCTTTCCTCGGCCGATCTTGAATCGATCGAGAGTGCTGGAAACGCAAGCGCCCGTGTCAGGTACTACGCCAAGCGGTTGCCCGATTGGACATCGGCAGTCCACGACGTTATTTCCTATCTTAAGGCGCAACCCCAATATACCGGCAAGGTCGGCGTGCTCGGAATATCTCTCGGAGCACAGATTGCCGCCGCTGCGTCGGTTGAAACAAGAGAGATAGGCGCCCTGGTGCTCGTCGATGGTGCCTTCCCAAGCGGCTACCCCCAACCGGTACGCCCATTGCCACCACTCTTATTGATTTGGGGCAGCGCCGATCGAACTTTTCCGTTGTCTGTAGGACAGGAATTGCGTCGAAAGGCGCAAGCTTTGGGCGGAGCGGCTTCTCTTGATACCTATGAGGGCGCTGCGCATGATTTCTTTCTAAAGTCAGGCGCGCGACAGGCACAATCAGCTCATCGTAGCGCGGCCGACTTTCTGACATTGCAGTTGCGATAA
- a CDS encoding MFS transporter: protein MTEGSSAARAVEPIWSPLGNRLFRSLWIANAVSNLGTWMQGMGAAWLMAQLSQSAQMVALVQAAMTLPIFLLVVPAGILADRHDRPTFLLATHALMALSALGLSLMITAGLATPQILLAGTLVIGCGAALTMPAWQAAVSTLVEPGQIHSAAALNGMSFNFARAVGPALAGFIAQAATIATIFWINAVSFLGLILVFWRWRTGSARIRATKSEPPCETMAMGFSAMLSDSRFRSLLVRTFICFFGASSMWSLLPAFAALQLQMEAAEVGLLMGTIGVGAVLGGTLLPRLKAKIGINRLIAVASTQLGLALLLAAWNGTSVAIWVSMLATGVGWAFIVSSLNGSAQIMFPKSIRARAISAYLMVMYGATTSGSCLWGALSAYSDVSTTFIVSAWMLILSPLLTSRWPVE from the coding sequence CGATTTGGTCACCGCTCGGAAACCGCCTGTTCCGGTCGCTGTGGATTGCCAACGCCGTCTCTAATCTCGGCACGTGGATGCAGGGCATGGGGGCTGCGTGGCTGATGGCCCAACTCAGCCAATCCGCGCAGATGGTGGCTCTGGTGCAAGCCGCGATGACGCTGCCAATTTTCCTCCTGGTCGTCCCTGCCGGCATCCTTGCAGATCGCCACGATCGACCGACCTTCCTGTTGGCCACACATGCCCTCATGGCGCTCTCAGCCTTGGGTTTAAGCCTCATGATCACCGCCGGTTTGGCGACTCCACAGATACTGTTGGCCGGTACGCTGGTGATTGGCTGCGGTGCAGCGCTGACGATGCCGGCCTGGCAGGCGGCAGTTTCCACGCTCGTCGAGCCCGGGCAGATCCACAGTGCGGCGGCGCTGAATGGCATGAGCTTCAATTTTGCGCGCGCGGTCGGGCCGGCCCTGGCTGGCTTCATTGCCCAGGCAGCGACCATTGCAACCATCTTCTGGATCAACGCCGTGTCCTTCCTTGGGCTGATCCTTGTCTTCTGGCGATGGCGAACCGGCTCCGCTCGCATCCGTGCAACGAAGTCTGAGCCACCGTGCGAGACGATGGCAATGGGCTTCTCGGCGATGTTGAGCGACAGCCGATTTCGCAGCCTGCTTGTGCGCACCTTTATCTGTTTCTTTGGTGCCAGCAGCATGTGGAGTCTCCTGCCAGCCTTTGCAGCTCTCCAACTTCAGATGGAGGCTGCAGAAGTCGGACTCCTGATGGGAACAATCGGCGTGGGCGCCGTGCTCGGAGGGACGCTTCTTCCGAGGCTCAAAGCCAAAATCGGCATCAATCGCCTCATTGCCGTTGCTTCGACGCAGCTCGGCTTGGCACTCTTGCTTGCTGCCTGGAACGGCACGTCCGTCGCCATTTGGGTGTCCATGCTGGCAACAGGGGTGGGGTGGGCCTTCATTGTGTCCAGTCTCAATGGATCTGCGCAGATCATGTTCCCCAAATCCATCCGCGCCCGCGCTATTTCGGCTTACCTGATGGTCATGTATGGCGCTACGACGAGCGGAAGCTGCTTGTGGGGCGCCCTTTCTGCCTACAGCGACGTAAGCACCACCTTCATCGTATCGGCCTGGATGCTGATCCTCTCACCCCTCCTTACGTCGCGGTGGCCCGTTGAATAA